From Corvus hawaiiensis isolate bCorHaw1 chromosome 13, bCorHaw1.pri.cur, whole genome shotgun sequence, one genomic window encodes:
- the FAM174B gene encoding membrane protein FAM174B isoform X2: MRPAAAPLPLLAASLLLPLLLPAAPAARGSLEPPAGNGSRPPAAPGPGNHSGARLSPVPGMLRDLSALKAAVIGACALTAALIACLLLRVFRSGKRIKKTRKYDIITTPAERVEMAPLNEEDDEDEDSTVFDVKYR; this comes from the exons AtgcgccccgccgccgccccgctgcCGCTGCTCGCGgcctcgctgctgctgccgctgctcctgcccgccgcgcccgccgcccgcggTAGCCTGGAGCCGCCGGCGGGCAACGGcagccgcccgcccgccgcgccgggcCCCGGCAACCACAGCGGGGCCCGGCTCAGCCCCGTGCCCGGGATGCTCCGCGACCTCTCCGCGCTCAAAGCCGCCGTCATCGGGGCCTGCGCGCTCACGGCCGCGCTCATCGCCTGCCTCCTGCTCCGCGTCTTCAG GTCTGGCAAGAGGATTAAGAAGACCAGGAAGTACGACATAATCACCACCCCGGCCGAGCGGGTAGAAATGGCTCCTCTGAACGAAGAAGACGACGAGGATGAAGATTCAACAGTGTTTGATGTGAAATACAG
- the FAM174B gene encoding membrane protein FAM174B isoform X1 yields the protein MMHSKPGPKRVWLAQQPLGSRAGLPAWQTRALLRSCRKSGQELGSKWDFPAWGTPAACVRGGRRDWRGHGAKRVRLRWSIWGCVGLVVVVVGHWDGCPGSHRVLHHGDTQSPAGDAGPDGEVSRLSVRLLGRGSRKETGTAGARHREEAKPWLRSGKRIKKTRKYDIITTPAERVEMAPLNEEDDEDEDSTVFDVKYR from the exons ATGATGCATTCAAAGCCCGGCCCCAAGCGTGTGTGGCtggcccagcagcccctggggagcCGTGCGGGGCTGCCGGCCTGGCAGACCCGCGCCCTCCTCCGCTCCTGCAGGAAATCAGGGCAGGAGTTGGGTTCCAAGTGGGATTTTCCAGCGTGGGGTACACCCGCTGCGTGCGTCCGCGGTGGGCGCCGGGACTGGAGGGGGCACGGAGCGAAACGCGTGAGACTCCGCTGGAGCATTTGGGGATgcgtggggctggtggtggtggtggtgggtcACTGGGATGGGTGCCCAGGGAGCCATAGGGTGCTTCACCATGGAGACACACAAAGCCCAGCCGGAGATGCAGGCCCAGATGGCGAAGTGTCACGGCTCAGTGTCCGGTtgctgggcaggggcagccgGAAAGAGACGGGAACAGCTGGCGCTCGGCATCGGGAGGAGGCGAAGCCATGGCTCAG GTCTGGCAAGAGGATTAAGAAGACCAGGAAGTACGACATAATCACCACCCCGGCCGAGCGGGTAGAAATGGCTCCTCTGAACGAAGAAGACGACGAGGATGAAGATTCAACAGTGTTTGATGTGAAATACAG